One Peromyscus leucopus breed LL Stock chromosome 4, UCI_PerLeu_2.1, whole genome shotgun sequence genomic region harbors:
- the Depdc7 gene encoding DEP domain-containing protein 7 produces MATVREKAAALNLSALHSPAQRPPGLSVAQKPFGATYVWSSIINTLQTQVEVKKRRHRLKRHHNCFVGSEAVDVIYAHLTQNKFFGEVEIPRAKVVRVCQALMDYKVFEAVPTRVFGKDRKPAFEDSSCSLYRFTTLPGQNSQPDSENQVCPPSRYSDTLFKSPDIKSDSLEDLWENLSLKPANSPHINISTRLSPQVINEVWQEETIGRLLQLVDLPFLDSLLKQQETVPKVPQSKRQPGMVNTTNYLDRGILRAYGDSQEDEWISAAIDCLEYLPDQMVVDISRNFPEQPDRTDLVKELLFDAISKYYSTREPLLNHLCDVHNGIAELLVNGKTEIALEATQLFLKLLDSQNREEFRRLLYFMAVAAHPSELKLQEDGDNRMVVKRVFSKAIVNNKHLSKGKTDLLVLFLMDHQKDVFKIPGTLHKIVSVKLLAIQKGRDPNKDSGYIYCQRIDDRDYCSSTQKKTKDELLTLLKTIDEDSKLSAREKKKLLGQFHKTHPDIFNEYFGD; encoded by the exons GTCTCAGTGTGGCCCAGAAGCCGTTTGGAGCCACGTACGTGTGGAGCAGCATTATAAACACGCTTCAGACCCAAGTGGAGGTGAAGAAACGGAGGCACCGCTTAAAGCGGCACCACAACTGCTTCGTGGGCTCCGAGGCGGTGGACGTCATCTACGCTCACTTAACTCAGAACAAATTCTTCGGGGAGGTCGAAATCCCTCGGGCCAAAGTGGTGAGGGTCTGCCAGGCACTCATGGACTACAAAGTCTTTGAAGCGGTCCCCACCAGAGTCTTCGGGAAGGACAGGAAGCCTGCCTTTGAAGACAGTAGCTGCAGCCTCTATAGGTTCACAACTCTGCCAGGCCAGAACAGTCAGCCAGACAGCGAGAACCAAGTGTGCCCACCTTCCAG gtACTCAGATACATTATTTAAGTCACCTGATATCAAGTCGGACAGTTTGGAGGACCTGTGGGAAAATCTGAGTTTAAAGCCTGCCAACTCCCCTCATATAAATATCTCTACCAGGCTGTCTCCTCAAG TTATTAATGAAGTATGGCAAGAAGAGACAATTGGACGTCTACTACAACTTGTCGACCTCCCGTTTCTTGACTCCTTACTCAAACAGCAAGAGACTGTACCTAAAGTCCCTCAGTCTAAGAGACAGCCTGGCATGGTCAACACCACTAACTATCTGGACCGGGGGATTCTCAGGGCCTATGGTGACTCTCA GGAAGATGAATGGATCTCTGCAGCCATCGACTGCTTGGAGTATCTTCCTGACCAGATGGTTGTGGACATAAGCAGAAATTTTCCTGAGCAACCAGACAGAACAGACCTAGTGAAGGAACTTCTGTTCGATGCTATTAGCAAATATTACAGCACTAGGGAGCCTCTGTTAAACCACCTGTGTGACGTCCACAATGGAATAGCGGAGCTCCTAG TAAATGGGAAGACAGAAATAGCATTAGAAGCTACTCAGCTGTTTCTGAAGCTTCTGGATTCCCAAAATAGAGAAGAATTTCGAAGACTGCTGTACTTCATGGCTGTCGCAGCGCATCCTTCTGAATTGAAGCTCCAGGAAGAC GGTGACAATCGGATGGTTGTGAAAAGGGTGTTCTCCAAAGCGATTGTCAACAATAAACACTTATCCAAAGGCAAAACTGATCTCCTCGTACTCTTCCTAATGGATCACCAAAAAGATGTCTTCAAG ATTCCTGGAACGCTACATAAGATTGTGAGTGTTAAGCTTCTGGCCATACAAAAAGGAAGAGATCCTAATAAAGACTCAG GCTATATTTACTGCCAGAGAATTGATGACAGGGACTATTGTAGCAGtacacagaagaaaaccaaagacGAACTGTTGACCTTACTCAAGACTATTGATGAGGATTCAAAACTCTCTGccagagagaagaagaaactgCTAGGCCAGTTCCATAAGACTCATCCAGACATCTTCAATGAGTATTTTGGAGACTGA